Proteins from a single region of Nakamurella deserti:
- a CDS encoding zinc-dependent metalloprotease has protein sequence MAGATDIDWDAAVAFGRRAAPTGPRIGRIEAATAVAELRAFSRRAELAVRGVTHLGDGLPVLDGVVVDRPGWIAATAEGMAVLTAPITARFAEQLARRDDKDTRSRGGAHRVAAPSTVAAAPVGTVLGFLSGKVLGQFDPFVGDPAHPGRPGRLLLVAPNIIKVERELGADPQDFRMWVCLHESTHRLQFSAVPWLRDHFQGLVARFAAEADLDPAALVDRLAAVIRSRGNGGVSWIEATQTDAQRVVFDQLLALMTLLEGHADHVMDAVGPQVVPSVAQIRARFTRRRARGGGPVDRIVRSLLGMDLKMKQYVQGGAFVHAVVEQVGMFGFNAVWSSPAALPTRAEIADPAAWIARVL, from the coding sequence ACATCGACTGGGACGCCGCGGTGGCGTTCGGTCGTCGGGCCGCACCGACCGGTCCGCGGATCGGCCGGATCGAGGCCGCCACCGCGGTCGCCGAGCTGCGGGCGTTCTCCCGCCGGGCCGAACTCGCGGTCCGCGGTGTCACCCACCTCGGGGACGGGCTGCCCGTCCTGGACGGAGTCGTGGTCGACCGGCCCGGCTGGATCGCCGCGACCGCGGAGGGGATGGCCGTGCTGACCGCACCCATCACCGCACGGTTCGCCGAGCAGCTCGCCCGCAGGGACGACAAGGACACCCGGAGCAGGGGCGGTGCCCACCGGGTCGCCGCCCCGAGCACCGTCGCCGCCGCCCCCGTCGGCACCGTGCTGGGCTTCCTCTCCGGCAAGGTGCTCGGCCAGTTCGATCCCTTCGTCGGGGACCCGGCGCACCCTGGCCGGCCCGGGCGGCTGCTGCTGGTCGCGCCGAACATCATCAAGGTCGAGCGCGAGCTGGGCGCGGACCCACAGGACTTCCGGATGTGGGTGTGCCTGCACGAGAGCACCCACCGGCTGCAGTTCTCCGCGGTGCCGTGGCTCCGCGACCACTTCCAGGGTCTCGTCGCCCGGTTCGCCGCCGAGGCCGATCTCGATCCGGCCGCGCTCGTCGACCGGCTCGCGGCGGTGATCCGCAGCCGCGGGAACGGCGGCGTCAGCTGGATCGAGGCCACCCAGACCGACGCGCAACGCGTGGTCTTCGACCAGCTCCTGGCCCTCATGACGCTGCTCGAGGGACACGCCGACCACGTGATGGACGCCGTCGGCCCGCAGGTGGTGCCCAGCGTCGCGCAGATCCGCGCCCGGTTCACCCGCCGTCGCGCCCGGGGCGGCGGACCCGTGGACCGGATCGTCCGGTCGCTGCTCGGGATGGACCTGAAGATGAAGCAGTACGTCCAGGGTGGGGCGTTCGTGCACGCCGTCGTGGAGCAGGTCGGCATGTTCGGTTTCAACGCGGTGTGGTCGTCGCCGGCGGCGCTGCCGACCCGCGCCGAGATCGCCGATCCGGCCGCCTGGATCGCCCGGGTCCTGTGA
- the tilS gene encoding tRNA lysidine(34) synthetase TilS, whose translation MTAPPPAAPGPALRRITRAVGHWLDAHAARGARITVAVSGGADSLALAAATVVEAVRQGHPVAAATVDHGLQAGSARQAARVADQLRGLGFPSITVLPVRVAGSGGPEAAARRARYDALFPLAGDGAVLLGHTLDDQAETVLLGLSRGSGPRSIAGMAPFNAPWGRPLLDLRRADTEAACAEAGLEVWQDPHNDDPAFTRVRLRHEVLPLMEDVLGGGVAAALARTGRQLQEDAEVLDGLAVDLARRALTGAALRLDELQPAPAALRRRAIRWWLIAAGVSGLTADHLSRVDQLVTDPGGVAAVRLPGRWDAVADGSLLKLRPAA comes from the coding sequence GTGACGGCACCCCCGCCGGCCGCGCCCGGGCCGGCGCTGCGCCGGATCACCCGGGCGGTCGGGCACTGGCTCGACGCCCACGCCGCCCGCGGCGCCCGCATCACCGTCGCCGTCTCCGGCGGCGCCGACTCCCTCGCCCTCGCCGCCGCCACTGTGGTCGAGGCCGTCCGGCAAGGGCACCCGGTGGCCGCCGCCACTGTCGACCACGGACTGCAGGCCGGGTCCGCCCGACAGGCCGCGCGCGTCGCCGACCAGCTCCGCGGTCTCGGCTTCCCGTCGATCACAGTGCTCCCCGTCCGGGTCGCCGGTAGCGGGGGGCCCGAGGCCGCCGCCCGGCGGGCCCGCTACGACGCGTTGTTCCCGCTGGCCGGCGACGGTGCGGTGCTCCTCGGGCACACGCTCGACGACCAGGCCGAGACGGTACTGCTCGGACTGTCGCGGGGGTCCGGGCCCCGGTCGATCGCCGGAATGGCGCCGTTCAACGCGCCCTGGGGACGGCCGCTGCTCGACCTGCGCCGGGCCGACACCGAGGCGGCGTGCGCCGAGGCCGGGCTGGAGGTCTGGCAGGACCCGCACAACGACGATCCCGCGTTCACCCGGGTGCGGCTGCGGCACGAAGTGCTGCCGCTGATGGAGGACGTCCTCGGTGGCGGCGTGGCCGCAGCGCTGGCCCGCACCGGGCGACAGCTGCAGGAGGACGCCGAGGTGCTCGACGGGCTCGCCGTCGACCTGGCCCGGCGCGCGCTGACCGGAGCGGCGCTGCGCCTGGACGAGCTGCAGCCGGCCCCCGCGGCGCTGCGCCGCCGGGCGATCCGCTGGTGGCTCATCGCCGCCGGGGTGTCCGGCCTGACCGCCGACCACCTGTCGCGGGTGGACCAGCTGGTGACCGACCCCGGTGGCGTGGCGGCCGTCCGGCTGCCCGGGCGGTGGGACGCCGTGGCCGACGGGAGCCTGCTGAAGCTGCGACCCGCCGCCTGA